AACTTCGGCATATCCGAAAAGCCGATACTATTGCTTTTAGTTGGTCTCATTTACGGAGTGGTTTACTTTGTCGTGTTCTACTTCCTAATTAAGGCCATGGATTTAAAAACTCCAGGACGGGAAGATGATGCAGTAGAAGACGAGGTATTGTCTCAAAATGAAGCTGCCGCCGCAGTCGCTGGTGAAAACATTCTTCTTACCGGCCTCGGAGGAGCGGAAAATATAGAAACAATTGATTACTGTGCGACCAGATTACGCCTGACACTTCATGATTTAACAATGGTCAATGAATCGCTCCTTAAACAAGCCGGATCCAAAGGAACTGTACGAACGGGAAGAAATTCGCTTCAGGTAATTATCGGTACCAATGTAGAGTTTGCCGCTGAAGAATTGAAAAAATCAATCAAATGAGATTTGGCAAAGAGCGATGAATCAAAATGAAGAGAGCTTACTCTACTTAGGGTAAGCCTTTTTTCGCAATTTCAAAGCTTCCTAAACATGATATGATAATAGAAGGCAGCTGCTTGGGATGGAAGGGAAGCGGTTAACGTGCAGACAAAAAAGATGACGCTTCAAAAAAAAATCATGCTCCTGGTTATCGTACTGCTTCTTGTCGTCATTACACTGCTCACATCGATTTTTGCCTACCTTCAATCAAAGGATAGACAAAAGCAGGCGGAGCAATTGGCGTTGCAAACTGCGAAAACGATTTCATATATGACGCCTCTCAAACTGTCATTTAAAGCAGATGATTCATTGGATAATCTCGATGCCGACATCACGCAGATTATGACACAGGTTGATGCAAGTGCAATCTACATAACCGATCGAGAACAGATTGTTTTTGCAAGCGTAAATGAGAATGCCGAGGAAAAAGCAGCCAGTATCAATGACAAGGAGCTAAGTAAAACTGTGGTGTTTGGTGCTTCAACTGTAGCTGAAGCTTCTAATGAAAATCACACTATGATCAGGGGAAGTGCTCCAATTATCATAGAGTATGAAAATTACAATCAAGTCGTTGGCGGAGTATATGTAGATATTTCAAAGTCTCAAATCAATAAAAGCATCATCCGTCATCTGACAACTCTTGGATACTTGGCAGTAATCGTGCTTTTGATCGGTGCGATGGGTGCAATTGTGCTGGCAAGAAACATAAGGAAGGATACATTCGGCTTAGAGCCGCAGCAAATCGCCTCCCTGTTTTATGAAAGAAATGCCATTCTTCAAGCAATTAAAGAAGGCATTCTGGCTATTGATACCTCTGGGACGATTACAATGACAAATACTTCTGCAGAAGAATTGCTCGAATTAAATGAGGCACCGATCCACCAGCACATAGACAATATTATGCCAGATGCAGGCTTGACCTCAGTAATTTTGCAAGGGAAGTCAAAATCGAATGAAGAGGTTCGTTATCGTGAAAAGACGTTCATCTTAAATTCGAAGCTGATTCAAGACAAAAATAAAATCCATGGGGTCGTTGTAAGTTTTCGAGAGAAGACAGAATTAAAAAAACTGATTGACACACTGACGGAGGTCAGTAAATATTCGGAAGACCTAAGAGCGCAGACCCATGAATTTTCAAATAAGCTGTATGTTATTCTGGGACTTCTCGAGCTCGGAGAATACGATGAAGCTATTGAGTTAATAAAAAATGAATACGCTTTCCAAATAAAGCAGCATGATTTTTTATTGCAGAATATTCATTCGCAAAAAATCCAAGCTATTTTGCTCGGTAAGCTAGGGAAAGCCTCTGAAAAAAAGGTCCATCTACTGATCGATGAAAATAGCTATCTAGAGTCTTTGCCGGAGCATTTAGGAATTTCACCTTTTATCACAATCATCGGGAACTTGATTGATAACGCAATAGAGGCAGTACGCCTTTCAGAGACACGAGAAGTTTCTTTTTTTATTACGGATATCGGCAGAGATATTATTATTGAAGTGTCTGACAGTGGACAAGGGTTTTCGGAGAGGCACGACGATGACATTTTTAAAAAAGGATTTTCAACTAAAGGGGAAAAAAGAGGGTATGGCCTTGCCAATGTGAAGGAAGTTGTAGAAGAGCTTAAAGGATTTATTGAATATTCCAACTTAAAAAACGGAGGCGCGGTTTTTACTGTTTATTTACCGAAAGAAAGAAATAGGGGGATTTTGAATGCTCAACGTGGTCATAGCTGAGGATGATTTTCGCATTGCAGCTATTCATGAGAAGTACCTGAGCCAAATGGAGGGGTTCGCTCTTAAAGGAAAAGCGCTTAATGCAAAAGAAACGATTGAACTTCTCTCTCGTTTCAAGGTTGATTTGCTTCTGTTGGATCTGTATATGCCGGATGAATTAGGGACGAAGATTCTTCCAGACATTCGCAAAGACTATCCGAAAACAGATGTTATTGTGATCACCGCAGCAACAGAAACAGCTTTATTAAAGGATGCACTGCGCTC
This window of the Bacillus gobiensis genome carries:
- a CDS encoding ATP-binding protein, coding for MTLQKKIMLLVIVLLLVVITLLTSIFAYLQSKDRQKQAEQLALQTAKTISYMTPLKLSFKADDSLDNLDADITQIMTQVDASAIYITDREQIVFASVNENAEEKAASINDKELSKTVVFGASTVAEASNENHTMIRGSAPIIIEYENYNQVVGGVYVDISKSQINKSIIRHLTTLGYLAVIVLLIGAMGAIVLARNIRKDTFGLEPQQIASLFYERNAILQAIKEGILAIDTSGTITMTNTSAEELLELNEAPIHQHIDNIMPDAGLTSVILQGKSKSNEEVRYREKTFILNSKLIQDKNKIHGVVVSFREKTELKKLIDTLTEVSKYSEDLRAQTHEFSNKLYVILGLLELGEYDEAIELIKNEYAFQIKQHDFLLQNIHSQKIQAILLGKLGKASEKKVHLLIDENSYLESLPEHLGISPFITIIGNLIDNAIEAVRLSETREVSFFITDIGRDIIIEVSDSGQGFSERHDDDIFKKGFSTKGEKRGYGLANVKEVVEELKGFIEYSNLKNGGAVFTVYLPKERNRGILNAQRGHS